The Brachyhypopomus gauderio isolate BG-103 unplaced genomic scaffold, BGAUD_0.2 sc67, whole genome shotgun sequence genome includes the window cacacacacaccagtgattaagCAGGCATCATAACGGCACTCATGCTTCTGGAATTAACAATTTATAGCACTTGTGAAATGTCTTACGTCATTTCACTACCACGATATAGCAGGATTTATTCCATAATTAAGTATGATCAAAAGATCGAGAAAACCCAGAGCTAAACATCTCACCTTGTAGTGTAGAAATTACCTGTACACGCACTGAAACGTACCCAAATTCCTTTCTCGTTTAATTTACAGGCGAATTCAAAAGACTCTTTGTGGCGTGTGTTATCCAGACATATCTATCGTGCAAAGTTAGAGACGCTTCTCAGTAAGCCTCGAGTCAGTTGACTCAAATCTCTGGCGCACAGCTGCGAACGTCTCTCGTCATTTCAGTACGATCCTCAAACTGTGCGCTCAGCGGCGAGCGTGCACGCGCTGGAACGGCATTATCCAGTTTACGACCGCCTTTCTACCGAAGAAAGTCTTCGTGAAATAACCGCTTCGTTGTTTGAAGTGGCAGAATGTAATGTAGTGAGATCGACGTCTTTTCTTGATGAGCGGAAGGAAGATTTTTTATCCTCTACGCTCGACATTCCATCCAGAAAGGCTTACAGCAATgttgcccctctctctctctctctctctctctctctctctctcacacacacacacacacacacacacacacacacacacacacacacacacacacactcagacacactctctctccccaccaccTTCAAAACCATAAATATCTGTCTCCGAAACCGTCAGTGGTCGTTGCGTATCCCACATGCACGCACCAGAGAGCTATTCATTGTCCGGTACCGTTACAGTTTCTCGGCCACTCTTGCGCGAGGTGTGAGAATAAAGAGACTGGAGACGGATGACTTGCTGATGAACTTCCGTTTCAGATTCTATCACTCATCCAGTGGTCTTATGCGCTAAGACTCTTAGATACCACATTTTTACCATAATTCTACCCTTATACTCCAGACTGACGTGaatcctgtcacacacacacacacacacacacacacacacacacacacacacacacacacacacacacacacacacacacacacactcgcaggtGCGTATCCATGATGTGGGATGTCCTAGAATGGATTATGCAATCTTAACCAAGCATGTGTacgcgtttgtttgtgttttagcaAAGTATATATGAAGTTTGTTGTTTTAGTAGCCTGAAACTAATCTAATCTTCTCGCGGTCTTCCCTCCTTTGATCACGTGACGTGACCTAAGAAGTAGCGTTCTTTAACAAGTTATAATACTTTGCACTGCACCACTTTTTCTGTATGCTGCTATAGTGCTGTTGGCACGGCTTGTAGCcaggatgtatgtatgtatgagtgtatgtatgtctcAGAGTGCTCCAGTTTTAGTGCTGAGGAAAGAACCCTCAGTCATGGGTCTCGTGCAGATTAGGTGTTGATCACTTTACGCTGATCTCATCACAGCTGATAAAGGCTCCGATTAGCGCCCCCTCGTTCGGCTCCGTCTTATCTGGCCGCCTACTCGTATAAGCAGATTACCTGCGCTTCCTGTGTGAAGAACTCAGTGCCCATTCCGTGTCCTGTACCAGTCCCGCAGTGCGCACAGCTCCTTCTCTCCGCTCACATACAGTATGTCTCTCCACCAGCACGTGGGAGCAGGTGCACGTGCACTCCAGGAGCAGGGGCGGGAAACGCTGACCTGTGGTATCACTCCATGATGTTCATCCATCTTCATCCATCTTCTCTTGTGCTTGGGTAGGGGTATCACTTTTTCTacatactttgtgtgtgtgtgtgtgtgtgtgtgtgtgtgtgcgcgcgcgcgcgttcGCATACATATTTAAGTGATTGGTGATGATTGATGATTATTCTGCCTTATTCTGACCATTCTTAACTTTTAATTTAAAagtgtgtgcctctgtgtgaTGCGTCATAAACCTGAGAATATCATGGATGTGATACACAATAATTGATATTTATTTTAGTAATACAACAATATAAACATAATTATGGCAATCATCGTAAATCAAATGTTCGCACTACTAGGCCCGGCTAATTAGGGTCTTCACAGGCGCATCGTGGCCGTGGCGCGTGAGCAGCACGTGCAGAGCGATTCCAGTGTCTTGGCAACAGCGCCGCGTGGTGGCTGAAATgatttctgctgtccatttgagaCCGGTGTTTTGCAGCAGTATTCGTGCGCTTCTGAGTTAAAGGTGTAAAACGTAGAGGAATACAAGACCCAGACTGATGCAGGGCGGACACGGGCATCTGAACATTTGCGATAGGCAAATGTCTTTTTAAACAAAAATCCACTCATACAGAGATGCAGCAGTCGAGACAAGCTTTGTAATATCATATTCCATTCACCGATGGAGTTTGTCCAAGGATTTTTGGTGGACTATACAGCGATAATTTGTCACGAGAAAAAGTTTAGATCATTTTGTTTTTAATCAGAAAAAGATGCATTATATTTTTTCTTGCCGACGTAGGTTTTTTTCAATGTAAAATGCACAAAATAAAAATGCGAAAATATATGAATTATAGTTAACAACAGTCCAAGCTAACTTAGATTAACAGTCACTAGCTAACGACTAACTAGACAAGTGTCTAAGGTAAACAACACAAATATTAAAAGTAAGAAATCTCAAACAACCACCCGTTTAGCATGCGGATGCGAGCTAACTTCTCATGTTCACAGAAACTATTAGACGCTGCCTGAGCTGCCCGACGCAGTCTGCACTTTTAAATGACTCAAATAGCAAATCACAGGTAAGTAAAGAAATAGCTCATACACTGAACAGCTAAAACACAATTCCCAGGCATGACCATGCTCTTCCGTATAGCGTATATACCGCCCCCCGGTGGTTCACCACCAAAAAAACGTCTCTTCGTTCCATCCCCTTTGAATAAAGAATGTATAGTTCCCAATAAACAACATCTGAAAGTTAAAACTATGTCTGTGAACAACTGCCCCTTTGGTCTGAGATGACACAGCTTCTCAGAGCTATAACATAAGTGACTCTTAAAGCATACTCATTAACTAACACAGGGGCATCAGTATAGATCCTCTCCTGTCCCCACTGCTGTATAGGGCGGTTTAGTACGCTGCGTCTGGAGAACCCATTGCTATTCTGTACTGGAGCTTTCTGTCTGTACTTTAATTTTCACAGTACTGACCGTTGATGACTGCCGACTGGTCCTTGAAGAGGTGCTGGGCGTGTTTGAGATTCCGTCCAGCTCCATTTGCAGTTGGGAACTTCAAGATGAAGAAGTTTTGGAGTCATTTGAATGAAGGTGTATATAGAGCTTAGCAGGCTACCAAGTGTCCAGCAGTTATATGTCCTTTCTTATTAAAGTAACATTCAAAGCTTCTGATAGTGATTTATTGTGAGAACACATCTTCTAAACTgataatgtattattattttatgtatGGTATTTCATGCACAGCCCACAGTACGGCATGCAACGACGATGTTGATGATGATGAGAGTTTATGATGCTGCTTCCTCTCTGAGTTACTACAATGACTGAACACACAGCAACACTCTTTTATgtctgaaagaaagagaggaagaggagagagaagaggagggagggagagataccTGGATTTGGggcagcattttgtgttttttttttacggaCTTTGTAGTGTCTGACTCAGTTGTAAGTGTTCAAACACAGTCAACCAACACACACTGGAGTTACAGTGGAGTGAAATACATTTGGCTTTCCTTCCCTGCCTGTTTATGTGATAAATTAGAACAGTGCTATAAACTATAAACATATTCCAGTATGAAAAGGTCAAAAAGTGCCTCACGTGTAAATCCCCCTGACCAGATCTCCTCAGTGTTGTAGTGAGAACCTGTTCCACAGGGAGGTTGGTGTGACATACCCAATATGAACCTTACCTGTCTTTATCAGTTCATTTCTGGTTTAGTCTGTCTGAATCAAAGCTATTAACACATTGTAACACAAACTGTAACACACACGGTAAAGAGAAAAACACGGGGACGACGGCCTGTGTGATTACTGCTTTATTTACACCCAATCTAAGTGGATGAACATGTTTGTTGTGGTCAGACAGAGGGAGTGAAGGTCAGGTGTCTAGAACGTATTCCGAAAGGGTTCTGGAATGCTCAGCATTCCTAAAGTCATTCTACAGGTTTCAAAAGTAATTACCAGCATACAGTCAGTCCCAGCATCtccaaaaataacaacaaaaaaagactTCCGTATGTACTCAGCTGAGAGAATACATCGCTTTGAAGGATGTTGAATGTTTATTATATAGAAAATGTGATTTCTTTGAAACAGAAGAGAATCCCTGATTGGTTGATATTCTAGTGGTTGCCATGGATTTCCAGATGTCACATGCGCCTGTGGAGGTAGAGGACACGCTGGCAGGCGGGACAGCGATGCTCCATGTCGTTGCAGGAATGCACGCAGAAAGGAACCAGGCAGAACGGCCATAGTCTGAGGAGGGACCACACACAGTGACTTCCACTGACATACCGTTCACAATCATTATAGAGTTTTCATCATGTTCCACAGGGAGTCATATTAAGTGtaatgtgtatctgtgtgtgtgtgtgtgtgtgtgtgtgtgtgtgtgaggtgtctcACAAGAATATAAAGAGAGTAGCAAAAAGAATCCAGGTGAGGGCTCCAGGGATGGGCTTGGTCACTGTGATGACTTGCTGCTGACAGTAAGGACAGTTCATCTGTACAGGCACATCTTTTGGTGACATAACCACTGcaaccacaaaacacacacacacacacacacacacacacacacacacacacacacacacacgaccgcTATATAGTATGACCACTACATGATATGACCAATATATGGCATGACCTCTAAACAGTTTGAGCACTATACAGTGTGCAGTACAATTGGCTCATCATTATTTATGTAGTGATATCCAGTCCCACTCCACCTACATTCCACTTTTTAGTGGTTAATTAGCGGCTGAATGGACTAATTACCAACTAATTAACAAGGCCTTCACTTTAAATGGGGGTGTCATTTTATTGTTTGTCCTTTTTGATTACATAACATGTTCTGTACGTTTAGGCTGTTATCCAACTCACCTGTGGGATTTGTCCCTGGTCCCGTCGACTGCACAGTCCGGATGACTGCTGGAGTGGAACCTGCCTGGACCACCGTTACTGACGGCTGCATGGGCTGCATGATTACTGGAGCAGGTGCAGCCTGGACCACCGTTACTGACTGCTGAATCCCAGGTTGGACATTTGCCTGGTACACAGGTGTAGCCActgaaagagaggagaggaggaaaccATAAACAtattacacagacacagaggaatAGACACAGAGGTATAGAAACAGAGGAAGAGTCACAGACACAGAGGGACAGTCACAGATACAGAGACATAGAGACAAAAACAGAGACAGATAGAcacctctgtgtctgtgtctgtgtctgtcagtGGGTATATGGGTCATTTGAAGGTCATGTTCAGATTTCAGACACCACTCCTCAGGTTTCAGACCCATCATTTCCCGGGCAAGTTGCAGAGCTGAAGGGACTAGGATAGTGTTATCAGACGTTATCAGACATGCATACCTGGCTGCCCGGGATAGGTATACGGCATGGCATAACTGGCTGCTGAGTGTTCGTACCCAGCTGTAGGGTACGGTGGAGGAGGACTTTTCTCCATGAACTTGAACTACAAAGCAGAATAGGAGGAGAGAGTCAGGAAGCCCCGTGTGTATCTTCAGAAGACAAGACAAACCTTTCTCCTGTTCTCTGACTCTATTTGTCAGTCATGTTAATAAGACTTTTCCCTACTGTCCAGCAGATGTGATGGGATCTCTGTCGTGATTTGCGTCTACACAGATATGTGTGACGAACACTGACACAGAGGTAACAAACTTTTACACACTTCTTGTTTTTTACCAGCACACTAAGTTTTCTGTATTAGTATGCATGTGTAAGTAACACCAATGTTATTAtaaatttagttttagttttagttCACACAGTCCAactgagggggagagggggagggtttACTCTGGCTAGAAAAAAACTATGGTATATATACCATATTTATTAATTCTTAagagtaaatatatatataccatattTATTAATTCTTGATGTATTTGAatcataaatattttatttatatatatatatataaatatatatatatatataaaaaaatatatatatatatatatatatatatatatatatatatatatatatatatatatatatatatatatatatgattcaaGTACATCAAGAATATATATTCTTGATGTACTTGAATCATAAATATCTTCAATGTTCTTCCTTGGACATCCAGTACAAAGTTCAATATATAGCCCAACAGTAACAACAGCATCAAAAACAGCATCAAACAATGTCATCATTCTGTTAATAAGAACTGAATGTATGTTCTATACATCATTCTAGAAACTCTTTGTATTACGGTGGTcttttaatttctttatttgtatatttttacaTAAGGAATGTCCTTAttataaacactcacacacacacacatacacacacatacacacacatacacacacacacacaatatatataccTGTGTTTTGCGTCCTTTGAGAAAATTTGTGGAGGTTTCAAAATCTTGATGAAGCACCTCtgttcaacaggtcagaagttcctcatacatatggcAGACTCTCAGGAGAGAGAAAAACTCTTgagaaaggagagagtgagtgagagagcaagagagagagagagagagagagactgatggAGATTATGACACAAATAGGCAAATGGAGAGATAGGTAATGAAAAGTTGCCATTGTAATCATGTTGGTCAAATTCATAACAAAGCATCTTCAACTTCAATAATGCTAAACATACAAATTTCATTTGAGATTAAACAATTTATTAATTTTAGAAATACTACTAATACACCAGTTCcttatattatttataataaaccaGCATTTCTACACATTTATTcaaagtaatccaaaagtatAAGACATTTTGTTTCAATTGGTTTCATTTGCTGCAAGTAATTAAATATTTCAGAAAACTAAAATATCTATACTTGATGTTATATGATGACATATGACCTACCTGAGCTCTATGGCACTGTGTGTACTGTTGGTGCAGCTGTGAGAGTGACAgaggagaccccccccccccccccccccagacccaGTCAGAACACAAGAATGCCATGGAACCCGCTCTACCAGACCTGCATGGATGTGGAATTATCGTTGACGTATCGCAAACACAATGCCGCATTTCAGACACACACTGACGCCAGACGAGGTCAGAACATGTGAGAAGGGGTTCTCTTTATTATCTCAGAGATGCCGTTGTTGGCTCTAAAGCGATATAGTTGTTTCTTACTAATGTACAATGCTAAAGAACACATACTGCAATCCTCCATGACTCATCACAGATGGTTCAGGAAAGTGAAATGCAAGAATGGGAAAACAGCTTCCTGTAAGTACAGAAAACAAACACCAAATAtcaaacaaaacagaactaTCATGTGATACAAAATACAAGACAAAGGTTTGACTCCTGGTTTGCTCCAATCTCCCCTGACTCTCATATTGGGCCACATGTGTTCATCAACACCACAAAGAATATTTTCTCTGGTACTGCTGCGTGGAGACATCTCTGGTGATGACTGATCCAGCCCTGGCACTCTGATGCTGTGCATGTCTCAATCATCTAAATGTGCCATCTGGTCATAGGACACATATACTTAACATCTCCAGAAATTCAGGGAAGAAATTCAGAATCACTTGGCTAGTATGGAATCCATTTTGATAACCTCTGGCTAGATCACCTCACCACCCCGATGTAACAGATTTAGCCCATTTCTACATTTGCTTGTTGAGAAGTCATTTTACTTCACCAGGAAAAGCGCTCTCTCCTAAAAGTCCTTAACTAGAGCAGCCACTGTAGTGGATATATCCCTCCCAGTATGTTTGTCAAATCACTTAAATTTCACATCCGgttatttacatttttgttaCTCTTCTGGTGCAGTCAGTCAGACAGCAGTATAGTTTTGTTGATCATTGTTAAAACTATTTCCACATTTAGAGAAAAAATACTCAGCAATCTAACAAATGCCACTTGTCAGTATGATGCTTTTGAGATGGTTAATCAAACAGAATAAGGTGGAATTTTGGAGGTCTTGTATTTTCAGGGTGCACGTAGCATGACAGCATTGACTTGACAGCCTGTAATACCTAGCATACAGGAGCACATCGGTGGCAATGTGTGTAAATGGCATGTTGATTACTGGTAGTCTGATtccatctttctctttttctgtttgctttgtgctttgttttgtttttgcaggAGATGTCAGCTGACAGTTGGAGAATGTCTCCGTGTCAATGAAGACAAGGAAGTACTGTTGGGTCCAACATCAGCTGCTGGCCACTTGAGAAACAGATCAGAATGATAAATGACTGACCCACTGGAAGTTCATAACCAGTGGTTACAGGTCAAAAACCAGAAGAGCAAAAAACAGGTCAACAGAAATCAGAGGGCAAAGGCAGAGGCAGAAAATCTGTAGTATAATGTCAGGATAACGATACgataggggtgcacgatatgacgatataaaatcgtgaatggcgataacgagtggagaatcgcaggcgatctaccaattagagaaatcgtata containing:
- the LOC143490896 gene encoding uncharacterized protein LOC143490896; its protein translation is MEKSPPPPYPTAGYEHSAASYAMPYTYPGQPVATPVYQANVQPGIQQSVTVVQAAPAPVIMQPMQPSVTVVQAGSTPAVIRTVQSTGPGTNPTVVMSPKDVPVQMNCPYCQQQVITVTKPIPGALTWILFATLFIFLLWPFCLVPFCVHSCNDMEHRCPACQRVLYLHRRM